The sequence GAGGGAAGTTCTGTCCAGTCCGACCAAaagcacaggggggaggagggggtataGATGAAAAGATGTAGTTTGCCGTAGTTTCCTGTGTCCCTATTTAGTCTCTTTATCCTCATTAATTCTCATCAAACATATTTATAGAGAAATAATAGTCCTCTACAAAGtgaataaaagttttatttttaccGCAGCCCTAATTACTGTTATTACAATCTCCATGTTGCACTGCACAACACTTCCGCTGCATAAAACTGTCATTATTGTAATTACATGATGAATGGCTCTTTAGAGTAAGAACCTCGCGTGTGTGTGTCACGTTGCAAAAATGGCAGGTTGTATTATTTATAGtatcatttatttaatttattattcaGTATAATTTATTTAAAGTATCATtttctttactatacattattattatttcttcatATTATTATTTTCTACCTTTTCCTAGGCTTTCTTATCTTTGCCTAAGATGACGGAGAAAAGGAAGACCTGGGCCTGGGCCATTGTCGTCCTTTTGCTGCTGGCTATAATTGTAGTGGGGGCAACATTGATTGGGGTATACATGACACAGAAGCACATTGAGCAGGTAAGTGCAGTAGATTAGTTCCCGGGTccggggtcagactggccaccggGTGTGCCGGTTAAAGCACCAGTGGACCCTGACGCCTTTTAGGTCCCTCCCCTGTCGGTTTCTGACTCGGCCCCTGTCGCCACTGACTCCACCCCCTGACGGCTGTGTCAGTACTTTAACAGGATGGTGCAGAGAGCTACATATTACTGCATTTAACATTTACTGTATTATCTGGGAGATAACTAGTATCTGTgatcttacataggactgcaggtgacatctaatCTATTAGTGGCACATGGATACACATCACTTTATGTTGTCTTTGGTATCATATAGGACTGCAGATTGTACCTTCTAGggtatatatacagaggtagttatcactgtgtgttatgtatGATGCTTCTATAGACTGCAGTTAATATCTACTGCATTATCTTTGCTCAGATTGTTATCCAGGTGTGTTATTTGTTACCAAGAATTGCAGGCATCAATTCCACACTATCTGTACCAAGAGAATCAACTCAATGAATTATCATTAGTGTTACATAGAACTGCAGTTAACATCTAATGTATGTTATTTGTGGTAACATAGGGATACAGGTCGTATAAATGTTTTCTGTACTGTGGTGTAACATACATTGGCTGTTCTATCTTCCAGGTAGTAGAGATGGCATTTGAAGCAAAGAGTGGAGAGAAGGTCCAACAGACGGTCATGGTCAACAAAGATGAGAATGTGGCCGCTTTTTATGTTAACTCCAACAATGTATCATCCACTGTTCTGTACGATTACAGTAATGTAAGTGATCCCAAGTGAAAATTGACAAAGTATATCTCAATGCTGAGAGTGTTTTTTTGATTGCACCAAACAGCTTGGATCGTATATTAACATATTACCTGTTGTTATACTAGTACGGTAGGTTAAAAACACTTGTGCTGCTGGTGTACTTAGATCATATAGAATTGCCTTCACTGATATAGTGCAACCAGTATTGAAGACCAGTACATAGATATGTATTTGTAGACAAATGCCATGTTGTCTTACGTCACCTCCTTGCACCTACTTTATAATTCCAGAatgcaagattttttttatttgaagaaAAGACTTTATTAGGGAAATTACAATTACAAGTAAAGAGAAAATGTTTCAGTTTATAAGATTGTCTCACAAAACATTTATGTATAACAGTATTTTTAAGATGCAACCATAGTACTTCAAAGTCTTCCCATTATTTGGCAAGAACAGTAACTCAGACAACCATAATGACTCCTACAGAGTTTGCTACCAAGAAGTTTTTCAAACCTATGTGCATACACTATAGTAATGCAAAACACATGTAAACACCAGAACAAACCACAAAACTATTTTATTTTCTATACCCATAAACAAATTCAGATGCGAACACAGATCCATACATTAAATGAGATATCAAACTCCTAAAGTAATCTAAATCACAGTAAAACAATTTAGGCTATGATAATAACTTGGAATCTGAGTCACACCAGGTAACTACATATGAGCTCCAATTCATCTGAAAGGGAGCTAAGCAGTGACTCGGCTCAGCCACTATATGGAGAACGGAGCTGTCCTGTTTGATCCTCTGTTTATCAGCAGAGCAGCCTATCTATGGGGatgctgtgtggctgtgtgttgAATCAGCAACAATCTGATATTATGTACCTATTCTATGTATATACCGTAATATTTCATTATTTGTAGACAGGAAAAACGTAATTATGCATAATATTCAGACTGCACCCAAACTTATACATGAAATCAAGAACACAAAGCAGTCCTCCAGATAATTACAAATCAACAATATGATCGTGACTCCATATTGTCCATTTATTTCCTCCCCAGGACATCATTGGATTCAGGAGAATGAACAACCAGAAATGTTATGTTGTGGAAATGAAAAGAGTGAATATCCCATCAATAAATGATGTCTTGAAACTAATCAAACACTTCCAGAAACAGGTGACAACCTGCTTGCCCCCTCCTTACCAACATTCATATCTCAAGCTCATCTCACAAAATGTACTATTCTTCCCCACAGAACTCCACATCTGACAATGACATATCTTACGACCTAGTGGAAAAAGAAGAAGCTGATCGGACCAAACTGGGTGTCCCCATAAATATTCTGTGCAGTGACATCCCCATTTATTGGGCTACGCAGGTGAATATCCAAAATACTAAAGCGCAGCTATGTAGACGCATCTGAATCCTCTAAAattactcatctcaggcaaaactgACTCTTCTCAGTTCATTTGCTTAAGAacttggaggagatttttaataggtaaatatGCAAAATTTAGCTTCAAAGAGGGAATTCTTTAAAATATATTTCACACCCTGTCAGAGGGTGCTAGTAGGTCAATGAAGTAAAAGCTGGAGTTCATTTAAATGGCAAGTGCAGATTTGTTGCATTCCAGTTCAGCTTCAGTATTTTAAGTCTTCAGTTTGTGACTAGAGAACAAAACatcagttgtaaaaaaaaaaaaatctattttcttaAATTTGGCACAATTTCTTCTATGTCGATAGTCACAATTCACTGTTTGCACTTTTCCGCTCTCATAGGAGATCATAGGCAAGATGCAGCTTGTGTTGATAGGGGCAGGGTGTGGTGCTGGCCCATCCCTCACAGCTATAGTTACATGTATATATTCTTCTTTCCCAGAACAAGTCTCCACACCTGCGCTGGAAGATCAAGCTCAAGTTCAGCATCTTTGGAATAGATGTAGCATTCACCTTCCAGTCCTGATCTTGCCCTCCTATCAGGGTTGTATCACAGGGCGTTGGCAACAGCAGAATCTAAACAGGTTAATTGCAACATTTGGATGACAGCCCTGATCAATTCCACCCCCACTCCCTGATGAGAGACTTGCCTCTATGGACTGTCCCTGCAGCATTTCACCCAAGAATAAATGGGCAGCAATAGCAACCACTAAGCACTGGGCCACATTTGGCACATCCAAAATGATATGCAGCTCTTACAAGTCATCTTGATGAAAGCAGTGCTGTGTAAAATGAGAAGCGGCCCAAATGTGGCAATCGGTTCCCTTCACCTGGCTCCCTCAAGCCACTGCATAGGTTGCCTCTTTGGTTCATattgtttattattatcatt comes from Engystomops pustulosus chromosome 6, aEngPut4.maternal, whole genome shotgun sequence and encodes:
- the LOC140135323 gene encoding surfactant protein C-like, whose product is MCHFQERESSTLHHIKARRHSEFCASNHQQNHMQVKAFLSLPKMTEKRKTWAWAIVVLLLLAIIVVGATLIGVYMTQKHIEQVVEMAFEAKSGEKVQQTVMVNKDENVAAFYVNSNNVSSTVLYDYSNDIIGFRRMNNQKCYVVEMKRVNIPSINDVLKLIKHFQKQNSTSDNDISYDLVEKEEADRTKLGVPINILCSDIPIYWATQNKSPHLRWKIKLKFSIFGIDVAFTFQS